In Xiphophorus couchianus chromosome 8, X_couchianus-1.0, whole genome shotgun sequence, the following proteins share a genomic window:
- the cdc37l1 gene encoding hsp90 co-chaperone Cdc37-like 1, whose amino-acid sequence MAWTGHGAPFHTNDKQNGDPNSPARTLTGVPPSHQSPSSHLCDCPMASLCQSQQRCVKASIVSSWRLAEAQDQMCSLGVHSSESMEQERARTLVCPTELTNTEEEWRRKESMLAVPEPSRSPVLGATGSWDVFDKSIINLHHQPVEMDQDTCKTFLQKYEQELRHFGMLRRWDDSQRFLSHMPQLICEETANFLVLWCIRLQQEGKEALMEQVAHQAVVMQFILEMASNSQQDPRGCFRQFFHKAKEGQDVYLEVFRAELDAFKQRVEEYAAKCRNDALNVDHQGFDTNCRPNTKVTTDFISQEDPEFKMKHCLEAGLWTNTGKWTKDDTTETEDIRMMEI is encoded by the exons ATGGCGTGGACGGGACACGGAGCTCCGTTTCATACAAACGATAAGCAGAATGGCGACCCAAATTCGCCAGCGAGGACTTTAACTGGTGTCCCTCCCAGCCACCAG TCACCGTCGTCCCACCTTTGTGATTGCCCCATGGCGTCACTCTGCCAGAGCCAGCAGCGCTGTGTGAAAGCCTCCATCGTTTCCAGCTGGCGGCTGGCTGAAGCGCAGGATCAGATGTGCTCTTTGGGGGTCCACAGCTCTGAGTCCATGGAACAGGAGCGAGCGCGGACCCTCGTCTGCCCGACTGAACTCACAAACACAGAGGAGGAGTGGCGTCGCAAGGAGAGCATGCTGGCAGTCCCAGAGCCCAGTCGCAGTCCCGTCCTCGGTGCCACTGGAAGTTGGGACGTTTTTGATAAG agTATTATTAATTTGCACCATCAACCTGTGGAAATGGATCAGGACACCTGCAAAACATTTCTCCAGAAATATGAACAAGAGCTCAGGCATTTTG GTATGTTACGGAGATGGGACGACAGCCAGCGATTCCTTTCACACATGCCGCAGCTCATCTGTGAGGAAACAGCAAATTTCTTAGTCCTGTGGTGCATTCGACTACAGCAAGAAGGG AAAGAAGCACTGATGGAGCAGGTGGCGCACCAAGCCGTGGTTATGCAGTTTATCTTAGAAATGGCCTCAAATTCTCAACAAGACCCTCGTGGCTGCTTCAGGCAATTCTTCCACAAAGCGAAA GAGGGACAGGACGTCTACCTTGAAGTCTTCCGAGCAGAACTTGACGCCTTCAAACAAAGAGTTGAAGAATATGCAGCGAAATGTAGAAATGACGCTTTGAACGTTGATCATCAGGGCTTTGACACAAACTGTAGACCTAACACCAAAGTAACAACAGATTTTATATCACAG GAGGATCCTGAATTCAAGATGAAGCACTGTTTAGAGGCTGGACTGTggacaaatacaggaaaatggACAAAGGACGACACTACAGAAACAGAAGACATCCGGATGATGGAGATATAA